One stretch of Mycolicibacterium fallax DNA includes these proteins:
- a CDS encoding adenylate/guanylate cyclase domain-containing protein, translating to MDLQPREDDADAGTGALARPEPAAGSAVASAAAWLAGTNHNPALVSFIRRARRMLPGDPEFGDPLSTAGDDAPSTAARAADRFIRDREAASREVGLAGLQVWQAVAGLVSRTPSNAEVTIVFTDLVGFSTWSLAAGDDATLRLLRKVAAAIEPPLLDRGGHIVKRMGDGLMAVVRRPDVALAGVLAANDALAEVQVDGYTPRMRAGLHTGHPQRIGGDWLGVDVNIAARVMERASRGGVMISGDTLDRIAPEQLDALGVRPKKVRRQLFTAKPSGVPDGLLMYRLQPTARHAVDDDD from the coding sequence GTGGATCTGCAACCTCGCGAGGACGACGCCGACGCGGGCACCGGTGCCCTCGCGCGGCCGGAGCCGGCGGCGGGGAGCGCGGTCGCCTCGGCCGCGGCGTGGCTGGCCGGCACCAACCACAATCCCGCCCTGGTGTCCTTCATCCGCCGCGCCCGCCGGATGCTGCCCGGTGATCCGGAGTTCGGGGACCCGCTGTCCACCGCCGGCGACGACGCCCCCAGCACCGCGGCCCGCGCCGCCGACCGGTTCATCCGGGACCGCGAGGCGGCCTCCCGCGAGGTCGGCCTGGCCGGCCTGCAGGTCTGGCAGGCGGTCGCCGGGCTGGTCTCCCGCACCCCGTCCAACGCCGAGGTCACCATCGTGTTCACCGACCTGGTCGGCTTCTCCACCTGGTCGCTGGCCGCCGGTGACGACGCCACCCTGCGGCTGCTGCGCAAGGTGGCCGCGGCCATCGAGCCGCCGCTGCTGGACCGCGGCGGGCACATCGTCAAGCGGATGGGCGACGGGCTGATGGCGGTGGTCCGCCGGCCCGACGTCGCGCTGGCCGGGGTGCTGGCCGCCAACGACGCGCTGGCCGAGGTGCAGGTCGACGGCTACACCCCACGGATGCGCGCCGGCCTGCACACCGGGCACCCGCAGCGGATCGGCGGGGACTGGCTGGGCGTCGACGTCAACATCGCCGCCCGGGTGATGGAGCGCGCCAGCCGCGGCGGCGTGATGATCTCCGGGGACACCCTGGACCGGATCGCGCCCGAGCAACTCGACGCGCTGGGGGTGCGGCCGAAGAAGGTGCGCAGGCAGCTGTTCACGGCCAAGCCCAGCGGGGTGCCCGACGGGCTGCTGATGTACCGGCTGCAGCCCACCGCCCGGCACGCCGTCGACGACGACGACTGA
- the rplT gene encoding 50S ribosomal protein L20, with protein MARVKRAVNAQKKRRSVLKASKGYRGQRSRLYRKAKEQQLHSLTYAYRDRRARKGEFRKLWISRINAAARANDITYNRLIQGLRLAGVEVDRKNLAEIAVSDAAAFTALVEVARAALPADVNAPSGEAA; from the coding sequence ATGGCACGCGTGAAACGGGCGGTCAACGCCCAGAAGAAGCGGCGCAGCGTCCTCAAGGCATCCAAGGGCTACCGCGGTCAGCGGTCCCGGCTCTACCGCAAGGCCAAGGAACAGCAGCTGCACTCGCTGACCTACGCCTACCGCGACCGCCGCGCCCGCAAGGGTGAGTTCCGCAAGCTGTGGATCTCCCGCATCAACGCCGCGGCCCGCGCCAACGACATCACCTACAACCGGCTGATCCAGGGCCTGCGCCTGGCCGGTGTCGAGGTGGACCGCAAGAACCTGGCGGAGATCGCCGTCAGCGACGCCGCCGCGTTCACCGCGCTGGTCGAGGTCGCCCGCGCCGCCCTGCCGGCCGACGTCAACGCGCCCTCCGGAGAGGCGGCCTGA
- a CDS encoding DUF1844 domain-containing protein, protein MTDDPRIEDQAPVRELAEIPAVEVITRSAVMLMSAAAEKIGLSAEDPDNSPHRDLDEARRLITALAGLVTASLEYLGPHAGPLRDGLKSLQLAFREASVDPEEPGHGPGEKYTGPVW, encoded by the coding sequence ATGACCGATGATCCGAGAATCGAAGACCAGGCCCCGGTCCGGGAACTCGCCGAAATCCCCGCCGTCGAGGTGATCACCCGCTCGGCGGTGATGCTGATGAGCGCGGCCGCCGAGAAGATCGGGCTGTCCGCTGAGGATCCCGACAACAGCCCGCACCGCGACCTGGACGAGGCCCGCCGGCTGATCACCGCGCTGGCCGGCCTGGTCACCGCCTCGCTGGAATACCTCGGCCCGCACGCCGGGCCGCTGCGCGACGGGCTCAAGAGCCTGCAGCTGGCCTTCCGGGAGGCCAGCGTCGACCCCGAGGAACCGGGTCACGGTCCGGGCGAGAAGTACACCGGCCCGGTCTGGTGA
- a CDS encoding alpha/beta hydrolase gives MHGWIPVTAQVLAAVALVLAVGLRMRTRRWWLLSMPVAAAVGVGLALFARSYISSGGYAGDPAPRGLWIWTALTGLAAVVLVAGWPGSRWWRRAAAVCAVPLCLLSAGLALNLWVGYFPTVQTAWSQLTAGPLPDQTDEGTVSALAATAARTKTLPARGSVLKVDIPADGSGFRHRDELVYLPPAWFGSVPAPALPTVMMIGGEFNTPGDWLRTGAAIETVDAFAAAHDGNAPVLVFVDSGGQFNNDTECVNGPRGRAADHLVNDVRPYLISRFQVSAAAANWGVAGWSMGGTCAVDLVTMHPDKFSAFENIAGDIAPNAGTPEQTLRRLYNGDRAAAASFDPATVMSRHGRYAGISGRFDVNGTSRTAHGPAIINAAAGTLPGASDQLLAAQTLCGLGRANGIDCAVVEQPGRHDWPYAAAAFKASLPWLAGVLGTPGVDRVPVGYSEVTPDPAPRPVEAAGR, from the coding sequence ATGCACGGCTGGATTCCGGTGACCGCGCAGGTGCTGGCCGCGGTGGCGCTGGTGCTGGCGGTCGGGCTGCGGATGCGCACCCGGCGGTGGTGGCTGCTGAGCATGCCGGTCGCCGCGGCCGTCGGCGTCGGGCTCGCGTTGTTCGCCCGGTCCTACATCTCCAGCGGCGGTTACGCCGGCGACCCGGCCCCGCGCGGGCTGTGGATCTGGACCGCGCTGACCGGCCTGGCCGCGGTGGTGCTGGTGGCCGGCTGGCCCGGTTCGCGCTGGTGGCGGCGCGCCGCGGCGGTGTGCGCGGTGCCGCTGTGCCTGCTCAGCGCCGGGCTGGCGCTCAACCTGTGGGTGGGCTACTTCCCCACCGTGCAGACCGCGTGGAGTCAGCTGACCGCCGGGCCGCTGCCGGACCAGACCGATGAGGGGACGGTGTCCGCGCTGGCCGCGACGGCGGCGCGGACCAAGACGCTGCCGGCCAGGGGCAGCGTGCTCAAGGTCGACATCCCCGCCGACGGGTCTGGGTTCAGGCATCGCGACGAGCTGGTGTACCTGCCGCCGGCCTGGTTCGGCAGTGTGCCCGCGCCCGCGCTGCCGACGGTGATGATGATCGGCGGCGAGTTCAACACGCCGGGCGACTGGCTGCGAACCGGGGCGGCGATCGAGACCGTCGACGCGTTCGCCGCCGCGCACGACGGCAACGCGCCGGTGCTGGTGTTCGTGGACTCCGGCGGCCAGTTCAACAACGACACCGAATGTGTCAACGGCCCCCGCGGCCGCGCCGCCGACCACCTGGTCAACGACGTGCGACCGTACCTGATCTCGAGGTTCCAGGTCAGCGCCGCCGCCGCCAACTGGGGGGTGGCGGGCTGGTCGATGGGCGGCACCTGCGCCGTCGACCTGGTGACCATGCACCCGGACAAGTTCAGCGCGTTCGAGAACATCGCCGGGGACATCGCCCCGAACGCCGGGACCCCGGAGCAGACGCTGCGCCGGCTGTACAACGGGGACCGGGCCGCGGCGGCGTCGTTCGACCCGGCGACGGTGATGAGCCGGCACGGACGCTATGCCGGGATCTCCGGTCGCTTCGACGTCAACGGCACCAGCCGGACCGCGCACGGCCCGGCGATCATCAATGCCGCGGCCGGGACGCTGCCGGGCGCCTCCGACCAGTTGCTGGCGGCGCAGACGCTGTGCGGGCTGGGCCGGGCCAACGGCATCGACTGCGCGGTCGTCGAGCAGCCCGGCCGGCACGACTGGCCCTACGCCGCGGCGGCGTTCAAGGCGTCGCTGCCGTGGCTGGCCGGGGTGCTCGGGACCCCGGGCGTCGACCGGGTGCCGGTCGGCTACTCCGAGGTGACGCCGGATCCGGCGCCGCGGCCGGTGGAGGCCGCGGGGCGGTAA
- the rpmI gene encoding 50S ribosomal protein L35, which translates to MPKAKTHSGASKRFRRTGTGKIVRQKAGRRHLLEHKASKRTRRLDGRTEVSANDHARINKMLNG; encoded by the coding sequence ATGCCCAAGGCCAAAACCCACAGCGGAGCCTCCAAGCGGTTCCGTCGTACCGGCACCGGCAAGATCGTGCGCCAGAAGGCCGGCCGCCGGCACCTGCTCGAGCACAAGGCGTCGAAGCGGACCCGTCGTCTCGACGGCCGCACCGAGGTTTCCGCCAACGACCACGCGCGGATCAACAAGATGCTCAACGGCTGA
- the lysX gene encoding bifunctional lysylphosphatidylglycerol synthetase/lysine--tRNA ligase LysX, translating to MRSVSPPPQAGRTGGSFAWVPAAVAAFIGVIATLSLIASVSPLFRSVIEVPREYVNDYIFNFPDTSFAWAFVLALLAAALGARKRIAWWILVGYLAASIILNIAGLGDAHEGAVQEAGEIIGLATQIVALILVGLAYRQFWARVRRAALVKAVATLIAGMAVGIGLGWGLVELFPGTLTRADRLPYVVNRVVAFSGFGNDAFDGHTHIWVNALLGLFGALALMVAAIVLFRSQRADNALTGDDETAIRALLDQYGKDDSLGYFATRRDKSVVFAPNGRAAITYRVEVGVCLASGDPVGDRRAWPAAIAEWLRLCRSYGWAPGVMGASAAGAKAFHDAGVNALELGDEAILHPDRFKLSGPEMAPVRQAVTRARRAGLTVRIRRHRDLSPAQLAEVIGHADAWRDTETERGFSMALGRLGDPDDGDCLLVEAVREVADGAVAGEVAGEVVAMLSLVPWGATGVSLDLMRRSRQSPNGTIELMVSELALQSERLGITRISLNFAMLRSAFEEGAQLGAGPVARLWRRLLMFFSRWWQLESLYRSNMKYGPEWVPRYFCYSDARLVPRVGVASVIAEGFLVLPFSRRNEQHTGQHSTVPRNVAAEAPTADHGTEDPAVGADGRRLPEQVRVRMAKLQELTRRGVDAYPAGEPPSHTVEQALAAADGTAVTVAGRILRMRDYGGVLFAQVRDWSGEVQLLLDDSAGCPVQDFTGAIDLGDLVEASGTIGVSRNGTRSLLVTGWRLIGKCLRPLPDKWKGLTDPEARVRARYVDLAVNPDSRALITARSQILRAIRDTLFDDGFLEVETPILQQIHGGANARPFRTHINAYDLDLYLRIAPELYLKRLCVGGVERVFELGRAFRNEGVDFSHNPEFTLLEAYQAHADYRSWIDGARALIQNAAIAANGSATVLRPDADGRLCPVDISGQWPVIAVHDAVSAALGEHVEPGTDLATLRRWCDAAGIGYQDGWDAGAVVLEMYEHLVEDRTEAPTFYIDFPASVSPLTRPHRSRPGLAERWDLVAWGVELGTAYSELTDPVLQRRRLQEQSLLAAGGDPEAMELDEDFLQALEYAMPPTGGLGMGVDRVVMLITGRSIRETLPFPLAKPR from the coding sequence ATGAGGTCCGTCAGTCCCCCGCCGCAGGCCGGCCGCACCGGGGGCAGCTTCGCCTGGGTGCCCGCCGCGGTCGCGGCGTTCATCGGCGTGATCGCCACCCTGTCGCTGATCGCCAGCGTGTCCCCGCTGTTCCGGTCGGTGATCGAGGTACCGCGCGAGTACGTCAACGACTACATCTTCAACTTCCCCGACACCAGCTTCGCCTGGGCCTTCGTGCTGGCGCTGCTGGCCGCCGCGCTCGGCGCCCGCAAGCGGATCGCCTGGTGGATCCTGGTGGGCTACCTGGCCGCCTCGATCATCCTCAACATCGCCGGCCTGGGTGACGCCCACGAGGGCGCCGTGCAGGAAGCCGGCGAGATCATCGGCCTGGCCACCCAGATCGTCGCCCTGATCCTCGTTGGCCTGGCCTACCGCCAGTTCTGGGCCCGGGTGCGGCGCGCGGCGCTGGTCAAGGCCGTCGCGACGCTGATCGCGGGAATGGCCGTCGGGATCGGCCTGGGCTGGGGGCTGGTCGAGCTGTTCCCCGGCACGCTGACCCGTGCCGACCGGCTGCCGTACGTCGTCAACCGGGTGGTGGCCTTCTCCGGCTTCGGCAACGATGCCTTCGACGGGCACACCCACATCTGGGTCAACGCCCTGCTGGGATTGTTCGGGGCGCTGGCGCTGATGGTCGCCGCGATCGTGCTGTTCCGCTCCCAGCGCGCCGACAACGCGCTGACCGGCGACGACGAGACGGCCATCCGGGCACTGCTGGACCAGTACGGCAAAGACGACTCGCTGGGCTACTTCGCCACCCGCCGGGACAAGTCGGTGGTGTTCGCCCCCAACGGCCGGGCCGCCATCACCTACCGGGTGGAGGTCGGGGTCTGCCTGGCCAGCGGCGATCCGGTCGGCGACCGGCGGGCCTGGCCGGCGGCCATCGCCGAATGGCTGCGGCTGTGCCGCAGCTACGGCTGGGCCCCCGGGGTGATGGGCGCCAGTGCGGCCGGGGCCAAGGCCTTCCACGACGCCGGCGTCAACGCCCTGGAGCTCGGCGACGAGGCGATCCTGCACCCGGACCGGTTCAAGTTGTCCGGACCGGAGATGGCGCCGGTTCGCCAGGCCGTCACCCGCGCCCGGCGCGCCGGGCTGACCGTGCGGATCCGGCGGCACCGCGACCTGAGCCCCGCGCAGCTGGCCGAGGTGATCGGGCACGCCGACGCCTGGCGCGACACCGAGACCGAACGTGGCTTCTCCATGGCGCTGGGCCGGCTCGGCGACCCCGACGACGGCGACTGTCTGCTGGTGGAGGCGGTCCGGGAGGTGGCCGACGGGGCGGTGGCCGGGGAGGTGGCCGGGGAGGTGGTGGCGATGCTGTCGCTGGTGCCGTGGGGCGCCACCGGGGTGTCGCTGGACCTGATGCGGCGCTCCCGGCAGTCCCCCAACGGCACCATCGAGCTGATGGTCAGCGAACTCGCGCTGCAATCCGAACGCCTCGGCATCACCCGGATCTCACTGAACTTCGCCATGCTCCGGTCCGCCTTCGAGGAGGGGGCTCAGTTGGGGGCCGGTCCGGTGGCCCGGCTGTGGCGGCGATTGTTGATGTTCTTCTCCCGCTGGTGGCAGTTGGAGTCGCTGTACCGGTCCAACATGAAGTACGGCCCGGAATGGGTGCCGCGCTACTTCTGCTACTCCGATGCTCGGCTGGTCCCCCGGGTCGGGGTGGCCTCGGTGATCGCCGAGGGATTCCTGGTCCTGCCGTTCAGCCGCCGCAACGAGCAGCACACCGGCCAGCACTCGACGGTGCCGCGCAATGTGGCAGCCGAGGCGCCGACGGCCGATCACGGCACCGAGGACCCGGCCGTCGGCGCCGACGGCCGGCGGCTGCCCGAACAGGTGCGGGTGCGGATGGCCAAACTTCAGGAGCTGACCCGCCGCGGCGTCGACGCCTACCCGGCCGGCGAACCGCCCAGTCACACCGTCGAGCAGGCGCTGGCCGCCGCCGACGGGACCGCGGTGACCGTCGCCGGCCGCATCCTGCGGATGCGCGACTACGGCGGTGTGCTGTTCGCGCAGGTCCGCGACTGGTCCGGCGAGGTGCAGCTGCTGCTGGACGACAGCGCCGGGTGCCCGGTGCAGGACTTCACCGGCGCGATCGATCTCGGCGATCTGGTCGAGGCCAGCGGAACCATCGGCGTCAGCCGCAACGGCACCCGGTCGCTGCTGGTGACCGGCTGGAGGCTGATCGGCAAGTGCCTGCGCCCGCTGCCGGACAAGTGGAAGGGCCTGACCGATCCGGAGGCCCGGGTTCGGGCCCGCTACGTCGACCTGGCGGTCAATCCGGACTCGCGCGCCCTGATCACCGCCCGCAGCCAGATCCTGCGCGCCATCCGCGACACCCTGTTCGACGACGGGTTCCTGGAGGTGGAGACGCCGATCCTGCAGCAGATCCACGGCGGTGCCAACGCCCGACCGTTCCGCACCCACATCAATGCCTACGACCTGGACCTCTACCTGCGGATCGCGCCCGAGCTCTACCTCAAGCGGCTGTGCGTGGGCGGGGTGGAGCGGGTGTTCGAGCTCGGCCGGGCGTTCCGCAACGAGGGCGTGGACTTCAGCCACAACCCCGAGTTCACCCTGCTGGAGGCCTATCAGGCACACGCCGACTACCGCAGCTGGATCGACGGTGCCCGGGCCCTGATCCAGAACGCGGCGATCGCCGCCAACGGCAGCGCGACGGTGCTGCGGCCCGACGCCGACGGCCGGCTGTGCCCGGTCGACATCTCCGGGCAGTGGCCGGTCATCGCGGTGCACGACGCGGTGTCGGCGGCCCTCGGCGAGCACGTCGAACCGGGTACCGATCTGGCCACCCTGCGCCGGTGGTGCGACGCGGCCGGCATCGGCTATCAGGACGGCTGGGACGCCGGGGCGGTGGTGCTGGAGATGTACGAGCATCTGGTCGAGGACCGCACCGAGGCGCCGACGTTCTACATCGACTTCCCGGCGTCGGTGTCGCCGCTGACCCGGCCGCATCGCAGCCGGCCCGGGCTGGCCGAGCGCTGGGACCTGGTGGCCTGGGGAGTCGAGCTGGGCACCGCCTACAGCGAGCTGACCGACCCGGTGCTGCAGCGGCGCCGGCTGCAGGAGCAGTCGCTGCTGGCCGCCGGCGGGGATCCGGAGGCGATGGAGCTCGACGAGGACTTCCTACAGGCGCTGGAGTACGCGATGCCGCCGACCGGTGGGCTCGGCATGGGCGTGGATCGGGTGGTCATGCTGATCACCGGCCGCAGCATCCGGGAGACGCTGCCGTTTCCGCTGGCCAAACCGCGCTGA
- a CDS encoding DUF2231 domain-containing protein, whose protein sequence is MSTLNGLPAHVLLVHFTLVLGALTAILAILCAVWPAARRRFVWLTLTLAAVTAVLTPLTMEAGEWLEDRVTGSEALERHEDLGKTMLYVAIALVIAAILVAVLHRWAMPTVPAVLVAVVVVALSVGAAAQLMRIGESGAEAAWGEVVSGSSADGD, encoded by the coding sequence ATGTCGACGCTCAACGGCCTGCCGGCCCATGTCCTGCTCGTCCATTTCACCCTCGTCCTGGGGGCCCTGACGGCGATCCTGGCGATTCTGTGCGCGGTGTGGCCGGCCGCTCGGCGCCGCTTCGTGTGGCTCACCCTGACCCTGGCGGCGGTCACCGCGGTGCTCACGCCGCTGACCATGGAGGCGGGCGAGTGGCTGGAGGACCGGGTGACCGGCTCGGAGGCGCTGGAGCGGCACGAGGACCTCGGCAAGACCATGCTGTACGTCGCGATCGCGCTGGTCATCGCCGCGATTCTGGTCGCGGTGCTGCACCGGTGGGCGATGCCGACGGTGCCCGCGGTCCTGGTGGCCGTCGTCGTCGTCGCGCTGAGCGTCGGGGCGGCCGCGCAGTTGATGCGGATCGGCGAGAGCGGCGCCGAGGCCGCCTGGGGCGAGGTGGTGTCGGGCAGTTCGGCCGACGGCGACTGA
- a CDS encoding phage holin family protein codes for MGDFLLRTALVGVALWVVSLIVPGVSFVGGDSTAARVGIIFVVAVIFGLVNAVIKPIVQLLAIPLYILTLGLIHVVINALMLWITSWITEHTTHWGLQVDPFWWQAIWGAIVLSLVSWGLSTLVRG; via the coding sequence ATGGGTGATTTTCTGCTCCGCACCGCGCTGGTCGGCGTCGCACTGTGGGTGGTGTCGCTGATCGTGCCGGGTGTCAGCTTTGTCGGCGGCGACAGCACCGCCGCGCGGGTCGGCATCATCTTCGTGGTGGCGGTGATCTTCGGTCTGGTCAACGCGGTGATCAAACCGATCGTGCAGTTGCTGGCGATCCCGCTCTACATCCTGACGCTGGGCCTGATTCACGTGGTGATCAACGCGCTGATGCTGTGGATCACCTCCTGGATCACCGAGCACACCACGCACTGGGGACTGCAGGTGGACCCGTTCTGGTGGCAGGCGATCTGGGGTGCGATCGTGCTGTCACTGGTCAGCTGGGGGCTGTCCACGCTGGTCAGGGGGTAG
- the infC gene encoding translation initiation factor IF-3: MERSHWLPAPARSDTDRPSQGGHISTETRVNERIRVPEVRLIGPGGEQVGIVRIEDALRVAADADLDLVEVAPDARPPVCKIMDYGKFKYETAQKARESRKNQQQTVVKEQKLRPKIDDHDYETKKGHVTRFLQAGSKVKVTIMFRGREQSRPELGFRLLQRLGTDVAEYGYIETSAKQDGRNMTMVLAPHRGAKTRAQAAEQSGGQAGGPAGDGNATGS, encoded by the coding sequence GTGGAGCGATCCCACTGGCTTCCGGCCCCGGCCCGGTCCGACACAGACAGACCGAGCCAGGGAGGCCACATCAGCACTGAGACCCGCGTCAACGAGCGCATTCGTGTACCTGAAGTTCGCTTGATCGGCCCCGGTGGGGAGCAGGTGGGCATCGTGCGCATCGAAGACGCACTCCGCGTCGCCGCGGATGCCGATCTGGACCTCGTCGAGGTTGCCCCCGACGCCAGGCCGCCGGTCTGCAAGATCATGGACTACGGCAAGTTCAAGTACGAGACCGCGCAGAAGGCGCGCGAGTCCCGGAAGAACCAGCAGCAGACCGTGGTCAAGGAACAGAAGCTGCGGCCCAAGATCGACGACCACGATTACGAGACCAAGAAGGGTCACGTGACGCGCTTCCTGCAGGCCGGGTCGAAGGTCAAGGTGACCATCATGTTCCGCGGCCGCGAGCAGTCCCGCCCCGAACTGGGCTTCCGGCTGCTGCAGCGACTGGGTACCGATGTCGCCGAGTACGGGTACATCGAGACCTCCGCGAAGCAGGACGGCCGCAACATGACCATGGTGCTGGCCCCGCACCGCGGGGCCAAGACCCGCGCCCAGGCCGCCGAGCAGTCCGGCGGACAGGCCGGCGGACCGGCCGGCGACGGGAACGCCACCGGGTCCTAG
- a CDS encoding MBL fold metallo-hydrolase, with protein MTVVSDSYTGHVDAGTGARRRLPGATIIKLSVGPMDNNAYLISCANTGKTLLIDAANDADTLRAVIAEDAPDVALILTSHQHLDHWQALEAVAAATGAPTAAHELDAGGLPVRPDRLVADGDTIEVGDLRFTAIHLRGHTEGSVALALGGDATGGVTQIFSGDCLFPGGVGKTWADGDFERLLGDVSTKLFDRYGDDTVIYPGHGDDTTLGAERPHLQEWRTRGW; from the coding sequence ATGACCGTCGTCTCGGACAGCTACACCGGCCACGTCGATGCGGGCACCGGCGCACGCCGCCGACTGCCCGGCGCGACCATCATCAAGCTCTCGGTCGGCCCGATGGACAACAACGCCTACCTGATCAGCTGCGCAAACACCGGCAAGACGCTGCTGATCGACGCCGCCAACGACGCCGACACGCTGCGCGCGGTGATCGCCGAGGACGCCCCCGATGTCGCGCTGATCCTGACCAGTCACCAGCACCTGGACCACTGGCAGGCGCTGGAGGCCGTCGCCGCGGCCACCGGCGCCCCGACCGCCGCGCACGAACTCGACGCCGGCGGGCTGCCGGTGCGGCCCGACCGGCTGGTCGCCGACGGCGACACCATCGAGGTCGGCGACCTGCGCTTCACCGCCATCCACCTGCGCGGTCACACCGAGGGTTCGGTGGCGCTGGCGCTCGGCGGCGACGCCACCGGCGGGGTCACCCAGATCTTCAGCGGCGACTGCCTGTTCCCCGGCGGCGTCGGCAAGACCTGGGCCGACGGCGACTTCGAGCGACTGCTCGGCGACGTCAGCACCAAGCTGTTCGACCGCTACGGCGACGACACGGTGATCTACCCGGGCCACGGCGACGACACCACGCTGGGCGCCGAGCGCCCGCACCTGCAGGAATGGCGCACCCGCGGCTGGTGA
- a CDS encoding TrmH family RNA methyltransferase, translating to MTAQPALTERSARVVAAAKLLRHPGRKRAGRFLAEGPNLVQGALARGLALELFATAEAAERHADLLAGAPIPVHPVTARAAKALSETVTPPGLVAVCAVPDTTVADLSEPRLVLVAVGLSEPGNAGTMIRTAHAMGADAVVLVGHSVDPYNGKCLRSSAGSIFGIPVLVEPDADAALAALRAAGLQTLATTLDGEIDLDDADGLLAAPTAWVFGPEAHGLPGALAAAADHRVRIAMPGDAESLNVASAAAICLYLSARARRRR from the coding sequence CTGACGGCCCAGCCGGCACTGACCGAACGTTCGGCCCGGGTGGTCGCGGCAGCCAAGCTGCTGCGGCACCCGGGCCGAAAACGTGCCGGGCGCTTTCTCGCCGAGGGACCCAATCTGGTGCAGGGCGCCCTGGCCCGCGGCCTGGCGCTGGAGCTGTTCGCCACCGCGGAGGCCGCCGAGCGGCACGCCGACCTGCTGGCCGGCGCGCCGATCCCGGTGCACCCGGTCACCGCGCGGGCGGCAAAGGCGCTCTCGGAGACCGTCACCCCGCCCGGCCTGGTCGCGGTCTGCGCGGTCCCCGACACCACGGTCGCCGACCTGTCCGAACCTCGGCTGGTGCTGGTGGCCGTCGGGCTGTCCGAGCCGGGCAACGCCGGCACCATGATCCGCACCGCGCACGCCATGGGCGCCGACGCGGTGGTGCTGGTCGGGCACAGCGTCGACCCGTACAACGGCAAATGCCTGCGGTCCTCGGCCGGCAGCATCTTCGGCATCCCGGTGCTGGTGGAGCCCGACGCGGACGCCGCGCTGGCCGCGCTGCGCGCCGCCGGCCTGCAGACCCTGGCCACCACGCTCGACGGTGAGATCGACCTCGATGACGCCGACGGGCTGCTGGCCGCCCCGACCGCCTGGGTGTTCGGCCCGGAGGCCCACGGCCTGCCCGGCGCGTTGGCCGCGGCGGCCGATCACCGCGTCCGGATCGCGATGCCCGGCGACGCCGAGAGCCTCAACGTCGCCTCGGCGGCGGCGATCTGCCTGTACCTCAGCGCCCGCGCGCGCCGCCGCCGGTGA
- a CDS encoding YdeI/OmpD-associated family protein, with the protein MSPASIPGGVVHDLPDDLAAALGANAVALDAWRDITPLARNEFICWVTDAKQAATRARRIRRTQEELEEGKRRPCCWPGCAHRERTGKP; encoded by the coding sequence GTGAGTCCGGCAAGCATTCCCGGCGGCGTCGTGCACGACCTGCCCGACGACCTGGCCGCCGCGCTCGGCGCCAACGCGGTCGCCCTGGACGCCTGGCGCGACATCACCCCGCTGGCCCGCAACGAGTTCATCTGCTGGGTGACCGACGCCAAGCAGGCCGCCACCCGCGCCCGCCGCATCCGCCGCACCCAGGAGGAGCTGGAGGAGGGCAAGCGCCGGCCGTGCTGCTGGCCGGGCTGCGCGCACCGGGAGCGGACCGGAAAGCCCTAG
- a CDS encoding universal stress protein, with product MSGYKTVLVGTDGSDSSLLAVERAGALASGEGSKVVIATAYFPTHDDSRAADILKDEGYKMTGNAPIYAILQEATERAKAAGAFAVEERAIVGAPVDALVELSGDIDADLLVVGNVGLSTIAGRLLGSVPANVARKAKCDVLIVHTS from the coding sequence ATGAGCGGCTACAAGACCGTGTTGGTCGGCACGGACGGCTCGGACTCGTCGCTGCTTGCCGTGGAGCGGGCCGGTGCGCTCGCCTCGGGCGAGGGCTCGAAGGTGGTCATCGCGACCGCCTACTTCCCGACCCACGACGACTCGCGCGCGGCCGACATCCTCAAGGATGAGGGCTACAAGATGACGGGCAACGCCCCCATCTACGCCATCCTGCAGGAGGCCACCGAGCGGGCCAAGGCCGCAGGCGCGTTCGCGGTCGAGGAGCGCGCCATCGTCGGCGCCCCGGTCGACGCCCTGGTCGAGCTGTCCGGCGACATCGACGCCGACCTGCTCGTCGTCGGCAACGTCGGCCTCAGCACCATCGCCGGCCGGCTGCTCGGCTCGGTTCCGGCGAACGTGGCCCGCAAGGCCAAGTGCGACGTGCTGATCGTCCACACCAGCTGA